One stretch of Buteo buteo chromosome Z, bButBut1.hap1.1, whole genome shotgun sequence DNA includes these proteins:
- the CCL19 gene encoding C-C motif chemokine 19, which translates to MALRLLLPLLLLAATLLIAQAQGIGSSASDCCLKNSRNAIPSNWVKSYSLQGPESGCLLRAVVFTTKRNKKICASPTDPAVQKLMQNLDKKVKNDKQDKKKGLSPRARGRPKRQKRQRV; encoded by the exons ATGGCTCTGCGTCTCCTCCTGCCGCTGCTCCTGCTGGCTGCTACCCTCCTCATTGCCCAGGCTCAAG GCATTGGCAGCTCAGCCTCAGACTGCTGCCTGAAGAACAGCCGGAACGCTATCCCCAGCAACTGGGTGAAGTCCTACAGCCTCCAGGGACCTGAGTCTGGATGTTTGCTGCGTGCTGTCGT GTTTACCaccaaaaggaacaagaaaatcTGTGCCTCTCCCACCGACCCTGCTGTCCAGAAGCTGATGCAGAACCTGGACAAGAAGGTCAAGAATGACAAGCAGGACAAGAAGAAGGGACTGTCCCCACGAGCCAGGGGCAGACCCAAGCGGCAGAAGCGGCAGCGGGTCTAA